From Pongo pygmaeus isolate AG05252 chromosome 1, NHGRI_mPonPyg2-v2.0_pri, whole genome shotgun sequence, one genomic window encodes:
- the CELA3B gene encoding chymotrypsin-like elastase family member 3B, which produces MMLRLLSSLLLVAVASGYGPPSSRPSSRVVNGEDAVPYSWPWQVSLQYENSGSFHHTCGGSLIAPDWVVTAGHCISSSRTYQVVLGEYDRAVKEGPEQVIPINSGDLFVHPLWNPKCVACGNDIALIKLSRSAQLGDAVQLASLPPAGDILPNETPCYITGWGRLYTNGPLPDKLQQALLPVVDYEHCSKWNWWGSSVKKTMVCAGGDIRSGCNGDSGGPLNCPTEDGGWQVHGVTSFVSSLGCNTIRKPTVFTRISAFIDWIEETIASH; this is translated from the exons ATGATGCTCCGTCTGCTCAGTTCCCTCCTCCTTGTGGCCGTTG CCTCAGGCTATGGCCCACCTTCCTCTCGCCCTTCCAGCCGCGTTGTCAATGGTGAGGATGCGGTCCCCTACAGTTGGCCCTGGCAG GTTTCCCTGCAGTATGAGAACAGCGGAAGCTTCCACCACACCTGTGGCGGCAGCCTCATCGCCCCCGACTGGGTTGTGACTGCGGGCCACTGCATCTC GAGCTCCCGGACCTACCAGGTGGTGTTGGGCGAGTACGACCGTGCTGTGAAGGAGGGCCCCGAGCAGGTGATCCCCATCAACTCTGGGGACCTCTTTGTGCATCCACTCTGGAACCCCAAGTGTGTGGCCTGTGG cAATGACATCGCCCTCATCAAGCTCTCACGCAGCGCCCAGCTGGGAGACGCCGTCCAGCTCGCCTCACTCCCTCCCGCTGGTGACATCCTTCCCAATGAGACACCCTGCTACATCACCGGCTGGGGCCGTCTCTATA CCAACGGGCCACTCCCAGACAAGCTGCAGCAGGCCCTGCTGCCCGTGGTGGACTATGAGCACTGCTCCAAGTGGAACTGGTGGGGTTCCTCCGTGAAGAAGACCATGGTGTGTGCTGGAGGGGACATCCGCTCTGGCTGCAAT GGTGACTCTGGAGGACCCCTCAACTGCCCCACAGAGGATGGTGGCTGGCAGGTCCATGGTGTGACCAGCTTTGTTTCTTCCTTGGGCTGCAACACCATCAGGAAGCCCACAGTGTTCACTCGAATATCGGCCTTCATCGATTGGAttgaggag